The following nucleotide sequence is from Candidatus Neomarinimicrobiota bacterium.
TGGCAAAGGCACTGTTTGCTGTAGATGAGTTGGTGGGGTTTATTTTTGCAGTCACCTATGTCCGACCTAACAGGGCCGTGAAAGAGGTTGTCCCCAAATCAATTCGCAAGAAGCTGAAACAAAAATCCTTTGCTGCCAGTGTGAATCGGGCTGATATCGCAAACGGAATGCTGGCTCTTGAGCTGGATGAGAATGAACATTTTCAATTTGTAGTAGAGGCTCTGGCAACTGTTGCTGAAGAGATTGGTTTAGCAGGAGTCCCTCAGAAATAAACGATCTTTATCAAGCCTGGATGATTAGCAGCCCACAACTTAAGAGGCTGTGTGAGAACTTCATTGCGCCGGAATAATTGCTTGCTAATATTATCTTTAGTTATCTACGTATCGTACTGTTACTATTGATACTTACCCCAGGCTTCAGCCTGGGGGTTATAAAAATATTAAAAAGGAGGGCTTTAGCCCAACAATACTGGGCTAAAGCCCATAGAACCAGTAGGTTATCATACCCCCAAGCTAAAGCATGGGGTAAGCGTTGTCCCTATTCTCACACAGCCTCTTAAGTCGTGGGTTTCTATTTGGATATTATCTCCTTGAATTCACTCAAGATCATGGCTGTTGCTCCCCACACCTTGTGCCCGTTGATCTCGAAATAGGGGATCTTCCAGCCCCTTCCTGCAAAATGATGAGTCTCAAACTGGCTTTCAATATTTCTCAAGGTTGATAATGACACACTGAATATCTGTTCCACTTCCCTGGCATCCGGGGTCAGGATTGGCCTGGAGTGTATGTATCCAACCACTGGTTGGACCAGGTATCGACTTACCGGGATGGGTAATGGACTGGTCAATCCCAGAATTTCCACTGCTTCTGCCTTGAGGTCGATTTCCTCCTCCGCTTCACGCAAGGCTGTTTCAATATCACTCTCAGTGCCTTCCTGTCGACCGCCTGGTAGAGCGATCTGACCACTATGAGCAAAACCATCCACACTCCGTTTGATAAGGGGAAAGTGCCATTCATCATTGTGAGGATAGAGGGCGATCAAGACAGAGGCAGGTTGCAGGTCTTCAGGAATCCCATCACGGTGGCGTCCTTCCGGCATGAGAGTGCTTTGAGCAGGCCAACCAGGTAAGGGTTTGCTGAGGTTTTCCCTTAGATCATCAATTATACGCGAGAGAGCCATCAATCTGCCGTTCTAATACTTTTCATTGATAGTCCCAGGAGACCGGTCAAGGTTGCTCCGATCCCGATCATGAGAAAGATAAGCCGCGGAGATATCCATTCAGCCATGATACCGGTAAGGGCTACTGAAAGTGACATGACTCCAATTACCGCTAGATTGACCATTGAGAAGACTCGACCCTGCATATTACCAGGGACGATGGAATGAATGAGGGTGGTTCGAGTTACTTGAATGAAGGGAATCCCCAGTGAATGGATAAAAACGATAGTGATGGTTAACCAGAAGGGATCAATCGCCAGTTTGCCTACCCAGAAAAGTGGAATGAAGGTCAATCCATCATAGATCAGACCTAACATAAGCCATATTCCCTTTTTGTATCTTGTGGCCAGTCGGTAAACTCCAAAAGTGGCCAGGAGCATTCCCACTCCATAGCTGGACTCGATAAAGGCGAAATCCTGACCGCTTCCATCCCACACCTCTTTGATGAGCAGGGGAGTTCCCACCACTGCTGGTCCCATGATAAAGAAATTATTCAACGCTGTGATCAGGATGATCCAAAGTAGCCGTCGATCTTGAATCGTGACATATTTCAAACCCTTTTTCAATTCTGCAAGATGTCGGCTTTCAAAGTTGACCGCTCTGGGGCTTGAGCGTCGGTAGGATATGAGAAAGATCATCACAAAAGAGACCATAAACGTTGCAGCATCCAGGAAAAAGAGGTTTATAATGCCCAGAGCACTCAAGAGCATTCCGGCACCAAAGAGACCCACAAAGTAAGCTAGATATCCGGTGGACTGCATGAGCGCATTGACTTTGAATAGATCAGGTGTTTTAACAAGTTCAGGAATTATTGCATCGCGGGACGGGTTGAATAGGGTTCCAAATGAAGCCGCAGCGAACACGATTACAGCCAGTACCCAGGGGGATAGCAATCCAATCGAGTAAACAACGGGAATGAGCAGGATCAGAAAGAAGCGTGCCAGGTCACTGATCAGCATAAGCGTACGTCGGCGGTAGTAATCGGCTAATACGCCGGAAAAGAGTCCAAATAGTAAGGCTGGAAAGGTTGCGGCGAAAGCGATAAATCCGGTTTGTGATGGAGAACCGGTGATGTCCAACATAAGCCAGATAACAGCCATATGGGTAATGCTGTCGCCTGCCTGGGAAACAAGTTGTCCCACCCAGAGAAAAGAAATATTACGATTTACAAGGAGTCGGTTTGGTGCCGATGCAGGATCTGTCACAAAGCGATCGATGGAGACTTATTGATCATCCGCAAGGGGCAGGAGTATGTCAAAAGTCGTTCCCACTCCGAGAGTGCTTGATACACTAATAAAACCATGGTTGGCTTCAATGATCCCTTTGACTATCGGTAAGCCCAGGCCGGTGCCCACGCCTTCACTTTTCGTAGTGAAAAAAGGTTCAAAAATCTTTTGCAAATGGGTCGTAGAGATACCGGTTCCTGAATCAGTGAGTGATAGCTTGACAAATTCACCCTGGGGTGCAGTTTTTGTCCGTCGTCCGGGAGCGGTGTGTGATTCCTTGGAGAGACTGAGCGTTAAATTGCCTCCCTCAGGCATGGCATCTCTGGCATTGATGATCAGGTTGATAAAGGCTTGTTCAAATTGTTTACTGTCAGCGTAAACGAAAATCTGGTTCGATTCAGTGTGGATAAGGACTGAGATCGAGCGCGTACAGATCGCTTCCACGATCTCCTGTCGCTCTTGCAGAAATTCGTTTAGGTCAAAGATCACAGGTGCTTGTGCGTCAGGTTTGCGACTGAACTTGAGCAACTGTTGGATCACACTGGCACTGTGTTTGGAGTAGGTCTGAATATTTTGTATATATTTATATACTTCGTGATCCCGGGGAAGTCTCATGGCACAGATATCGGCATAACCCATGATGGTAGTGAGCTTATTGTTGAGCTCATGAGCAATTCGGCTGGCCATGATCCCGATAACTTCCATTTTTTGAGACAACTGAAGCTGTTGCTGCAAGATGCGAAGTTGAGTAACATCCTGAACTGTCCCTTCATAGTATTGCAGTTTCCCTGAGTCATCCCGGTAACCCTGAATGTTTTCCAATACTGCTATGGCTTCCCCATCCTGCCGTTTCCATTCAGATTCATGGAGATGAACCAGGTCGTGTTCATTGACCAGGTCCAGTAGTTTATCACGATCCTTGGGATTGACATAATTAAGATCTGCGATCTGTTTACCGGATAGATTGGTACCTTCGGGATATCCCAGGATATCTAAAAATGCCGGATTGGCCAGGATCACCCGTTCATCGTTACTCACCCGATAATAGCCATTCTGCATGGTGGTGAAAATACCCTTGAACAGATGATTCGCTTCTTCCAGGGCTTCCTGATAGACGCGCATACTGATCTCTTCCTTAAATCGCAACAGGGAGATCTCGATCGCTGCCCGGAGGTTGTCAGGTTGAATCGGTTTAAGTAAATAGCCAAATGGTTCTGTGGTTAAAGCCTGCTTCAGAGTTTCTTCTTCGTTATCCGTTGTGAGATAGATGATAGGGATATGAATATGATCTGAGATCTTTCGGGCTGCTTCAATACCAGCCCTGCGGGTCTCCATTACCACGTCCATGATAATGACA
It contains:
- a CDS encoding MFS transporter; the encoded protein is MTDPASAPNRLLVNRNISFLWVGQLVSQAGDSITHMAVIWLMLDITGSPSQTGFIAFAATFPALLFGLFSGVLADYYRRRTLMLISDLARFFLILLIPVVYSIGLLSPWVLAVIVFAAASFGTLFNPSRDAIIPELVKTPDLFKVNALMQSTGYLAYFVGLFGAGMLLSALGIINLFFLDAATFMVSFVMIFLISYRRSSPRAVNFESRHLAELKKGLKYVTIQDRRLLWIILITALNNFFIMGPAVVGTPLLIKEVWDGSGQDFAFIESSYGVGMLLATFGVYRLATRYKKGIWLMLGLIYDGLTFIPLFWVGKLAIDPFWLTITIVFIHSLGIPFIQVTRTTLIHSIVPGNMQGRVFSMVNLAVIGVMSLSVALTGIMAEWISPRLIFLMIGIGATLTGLLGLSMKSIRTAD
- a CDS encoding CoA pyrophosphatase, whose protein sequence is MALSRIIDDLRENLSKPLPGWPAQSTLMPEGRHRDGIPEDLQPASVLIALYPHNDEWHFPLIKRSVDGFAHSGQIALPGGRQEGTESDIETALREAEEEIDLKAEAVEILGLTSPLPIPVSRYLVQPVVGYIHSRPILTPDAREVEQIFSVSLSTLRNIESQFETHHFAGRGWKIPYFEINGHKVWGATAMILSEFKEIISK
- a CDS encoding response regulator, which gives rise to MSHIRILIVDDDPSLRKYLTLMLQSMQYELAGTAASQSEAEKMALELKPDVIIMDVVMETRRAGIEAARKISDHIHIPIIYLTTDNEEETLKQALTTEPFGYLLKPIQPDNLRAAIEISLLRFKEEISMRVYQEALEEANHLFKGIFTTMQNGYYRVSNDERVILANPAFLDILGYPEGTNLSGKQIADLNYVNPKDRDKLLDLVNEHDLVHLHESEWKRQDGEAIAVLENIQGYRDDSGKLQYYEGTVQDVTQLRILQQQLQLSQKMEVIGIMASRIAHELNNKLTTIMGYADICAMRLPRDHEVYKYIQNIQTYSKHSASVIQQLLKFSRKPDAQAPVIFDLNEFLQERQEIVEAICTRSISVLIHTESNQIFVYADSKQFEQAFINLIINARDAMPEGGNLTLSLSKESHTAPGRRTKTAPQGEFVKLSLTDSGTGISTTHLQKIFEPFFTTKSEGVGTGLGLPIVKGIIEANHGFISVSSTLGVGTTFDILLPLADDQ
- a CDS encoding HAD family hydrolase translates to AKALFAVDELVGFIFAVTYVRPNRAVKEVVPKSIRKKLKQKSFAASVNRADIANGMLALELDENEHFQFVVEALATVAEEIGLAGVPQK